A region of Chloracidobacterium sp. DNA encodes the following proteins:
- a CDS encoding helix-turn-helix transcriptional regulator: MKKKIRTYTISAVAELYDIHPQTLRLYEREGLLTPSRSIGNTRLYEDSDLERLEIILSLTRELGVNLAGVEIILNMRAKMDQMQREFEQFFEYLKTHASEFARHNEAFSSSEALIPVSRIRMARVRSDIFSED; the protein is encoded by the coding sequence ATGAAGAAAAAGATCAGAACATATACGATCAGTGCGGTGGCCGAGCTTTATGACATCCACCCGCAGACCCTTCGACTTTACGAACGTGAAGGACTGTTGACGCCGTCGCGTTCGATCGGAAATACGCGTCTTTACGAAGATTCCGACCTTGAACGCCTCGAAATCATCCTATCTTTAACACGCGAACTCGGCGTAAATCTTGCCGGTGTTGAGATCATTCTCAATATGCGTGCAAAGATGGACCAGATGCAGCGTGAGTTTGAACAGTTTTTTGAATATCTAAAAACTCACGCAAGCGAATTCGCTCGACACAATGAGGCATTTTCATCGAGTGAAGCACTCATTCCCGTATCGAGAATCCGCATGGCCCGCGTCCGTTCGGACATTTTTTCCGAAGACTAA
- a CDS encoding TonB-dependent receptor — MFGRILSRALALSVFVFACSLFLVGQDLDDVTINGKVTDSNGLAVVGASVTVTAVETGESRTLVTDDDGQYRFLKLKPGTYKVKAAASGFGILETPGIPTISAQNVQKDFKLTPADVRAEQTVTVTEDDGPPVDTTRTIVGGTVTEREIEEIPNNTRNALDLVLTLGGTSEEQLSTNDLAEDRGQNPSNAPLEQGNFSISGGTAYSNNLTIDGFDNNDDRSSRDRFQPSLEGISEVQVISNQFSSEYGRASGGRINIRTRSGGKNFRGRVFMFFRDESLNANTWFNNQRGIRRPALQELNPGFTLSGPVILPGFGDGADYPWFDGRKHKTFFAIAYENLKLADTTLIDAYLPIDANPNYPLPNPTGTTLYCDAPGSPAPPCAAGVAAIAAYNKLYDTPNKGNIFTARIDTELFKNNNFTFGFQYGRKNNQRTSGNTVTRLENAFQAKNINTDAYNFTDNHVFGARAVNQVRVQWSRYEPSFQAPNPFDPVVIVGIRDPIAGAVRSLVMGNSTASSGSNFPDTRNETRWQFQESLTYLTGSHTLKMGFDIQNVDSKVIGLGDATGTFNFQNSFTFTQNMLSRFRQNFGTGQDVKNRYYGVFLNDEFKPWSNVTISAGLRYERETAVSDKNNFGPRLGIAWDPFKKGKGVIRFGTGIFYNRVLLRTVGDSIQNSGGNLVNFDSNAIGTAATDSRRVAILAALSARFPSSYPSVNALRALVTETCATVVTTFSCNSNTGFTTGNVSSAGNPLRSVEADLKIPESYQFNVGFERELFKGWVFEANYTWNKTVHLWRDYNSNAALLPAGYTDWNDYLTRTGSPGNVYILSPTRRYTFFNGLTNDPSGLHDGSQTGGACTVNTANCFVNLNTTNSSSTAPAIAVTGTNFNATGAPIGIATAAIAPFRPDQTVSETSQIGSRGNAFYQGLILELRSRYRKLGHGFGASFRFAYTLSKTMDDGLNNTANAEVNGDFSREWARSLQDRRHRFSLTGTFEGPWWLGKLRLSPRFRYGTSGRFNLGDGGSDRNLDDLGTDRVNFSGNLDDIVFREPGTPLPADLFTKFSLQPIGARSGNLPRNAGTAPSFYTFDLSVTREWRFLERFKLRPVVQFDNILNAAVFNYGAAFIDLTAGSASFLVPTRTIRPRQIRLGMRFDF; from the coding sequence ATGTTTGGAAGAATTTTGTCACGCGCGCTCGCGCTCAGTGTTTTTGTTTTTGCTTGCAGCCTTTTTCTAGTAGGCCAAGATCTGGACGACGTCACGATCAATGGAAAAGTGACCGATTCTAATGGCCTCGCTGTTGTAGGAGCGAGCGTAACCGTAACTGCCGTGGAAACGGGTGAGTCGCGAACGTTAGTTACAGACGATGACGGGCAATACCGCTTCCTTAAACTTAAGCCCGGTACATATAAAGTAAAAGCGGCTGCGAGTGGATTTGGAATTTTAGAAACTCCGGGAATTCCTACAATTTCCGCGCAAAATGTTCAGAAAGATTTCAAGCTGACGCCAGCCGATGTAAGGGCCGAGCAAACTGTTACCGTAACCGAAGATGACGGCCCGCCAGTAGATACCACCCGCACCATCGTCGGCGGCACCGTTACTGAACGCGAAATAGAGGAGATTCCAAACAATACGCGAAATGCGTTGGATCTGGTCCTTACACTTGGCGGAACTTCTGAAGAGCAATTGTCAACAAATGATCTGGCTGAGGATCGAGGTCAAAATCCTTCTAATGCCCCACTGGAACAAGGCAACTTTTCCATCTCTGGCGGAACGGCATATTCCAACAACTTGACGATCGATGGTTTTGATAACAACGATGACCGGTCTTCCCGCGATCGGTTTCAACCTTCTCTAGAAGGCATCTCTGAAGTTCAGGTGATCTCGAACCAATTCTCGTCCGAATACGGACGAGCGTCAGGCGGGCGTATCAACATTCGCACAAGGTCAGGCGGCAAGAATTTCCGCGGGCGGGTATTTATGTTTTTCCGCGACGAAAGCCTTAACGCTAACACTTGGTTCAACAATCAGCGCGGGATCCGACGTCCTGCCTTACAGGAACTTAATCCAGGGTTCACCCTTAGCGGACCCGTGATCTTGCCGGGCTTCGGTGACGGGGCCGACTACCCGTGGTTCGATGGCCGCAAGCATAAGACTTTCTTTGCCATTGCATATGAAAATTTAAAACTGGCGGATACAACCCTGATCGATGCGTACCTTCCGATCGACGCAAATCCAAACTATCCACTGCCGAATCCAACCGGGACGACCCTGTATTGTGATGCTCCGGGTTCTCCTGCTCCGCCATGTGCTGCTGGAGTGGCAGCGATTGCGGCCTATAACAAATTATACGACACCCCTAATAAGGGAAATATTTTTACGGCCAGGATAGATACTGAACTATTTAAGAATAACAATTTTACTTTTGGTTTCCAGTATGGGCGAAAGAATAACCAACGGACAAGCGGCAATACCGTTACAAGGCTCGAAAATGCGTTTCAGGCTAAAAACATTAACACCGATGCCTACAACTTCACGGACAATCACGTTTTTGGCGCCCGGGCTGTTAATCAGGTTCGCGTTCAATGGTCACGCTATGAGCCAAGCTTTCAAGCCCCAAATCCGTTCGACCCTGTTGTCATCGTTGGCATTCGAGACCCTATTGCAGGCGCGGTTAGGAGCCTGGTAATGGGTAATTCTACGGCCAGTTCCGGCAGCAACTTTCCTGATACGCGTAATGAAACAAGGTGGCAATTCCAGGAATCTCTTACCTACCTGACGGGAAGTCACACGCTTAAAATGGGTTTTGACATCCAGAACGTTGACTCCAAGGTCATTGGCCTCGGCGATGCTACAGGAACCTTCAATTTCCAAAATTCGTTTACATTTACACAAAACATGCTCAGCCGTTTCCGGCAGAATTTCGGAACAGGTCAGGATGTAAAAAACAGGTATTACGGTGTGTTCCTTAACGACGAATTTAAGCCATGGTCAAATGTGACCATCAGTGCTGGCCTGCGTTATGAAAGAGAAACGGCTGTTTCCGACAAGAATAATTTCGGCCCAAGGCTGGGAATCGCATGGGACCCGTTCAAAAAAGGAAAGGGCGTTATACGTTTCGGAACCGGAATTTTTTACAATCGGGTCCTGCTGCGTACCGTCGGTGATTCTATTCAAAACAGTGGCGGCAATCTGGTCAATTTTGATTCAAATGCGATCGGCACTGCGGCCACCGACTCGCGAAGAGTGGCTATTCTCGCCGCGCTCTCAGCTCGGTTTCCGAGCAGCTATCCATCTGTCAACGCCTTAAGGGCCCTGGTGACAGAGACGTGTGCGACTGTGGTAACTACTTTTTCGTGCAATTCTAATACCGGGTTTACCACCGGAAATGTCTCCAGCGCCGGAAATCCACTGCGGTCGGTTGAAGCCGATCTGAAGATTCCCGAAAGCTACCAATTCAATGTTGGTTTTGAACGTGAGCTCTTTAAGGGCTGGGTATTCGAGGCTAATTATACTTGGAACAAGACTGTTCATTTGTGGCGTGATTATAATTCGAATGCCGCCCTTCTTCCTGCTGGATATACCGATTGGAATGATTATCTTACGCGTACAGGATCACCCGGAAATGTCTACATTCTTTCGCCAACTCGTAGGTATACTTTTTTCAATGGCCTGACAAATGATCCCAGCGGCCTCCACGACGGTTCTCAGACCGGGGGGGCGTGCACCGTAAACACCGCGAATTGCTTTGTAAACTTGAACACGACAAACTCCAGTTCAACGGCACCAGCTATCGCGGTCACGGGTACGAATTTCAACGCGACTGGAGCTCCGATCGGAATTGCAACGGCCGCGATCGCACCTTTCCGACCCGATCAAACTGTGTCTGAAACCTCTCAGATCGGTTCGCGAGGCAACGCATTTTATCAGGGGTTGATCCTAGAACTTCGCAGCCGCTACCGCAAACTCGGCCACGGTTTTGGGGCGTCGTTCCGTTTTGCATACACATTGTCGAAAACAATGGACGACGGGCTAAATAATACCGCCAATGCGGAAGTGAACGGCGATTTCAGCCGTGAATGGGCAAGAAGTTTGCAGGATAGACGTCATCGTTTTTCATTAACGGGAACATTTGAGGGCCCATGGTGGTTGGGCAAGTTAAGATTATCGCCGCGATTTCGTTATGGCACATCGGGTCGCTTCAATCTGGGTGACGGCGGCTCAGACAGAAATCTTGACGACCTCGGTACTGACCGTGTAAATTTCAGCGGCAATTTGGATGATATTGTTTTTCGTGAGCCAGGAACGCCTCTGCCGGCCGATTTATTTACGAAGTTCTCGCTCCAACCGATCGGAGCGCGAAGTGGTAATTTGCCTAGAAATGCTGGAACTGCCCCGAGTTTTTACACTTTCGATCTAAGCGTCACACGCGAATGGCGGTTCCTCGAACGGTTCAAACTCAGGCCGGTTGTTCAGTTTGACAATATCCTGAATGCTGCCGTTTTCAATTACGGCGCTGCGTTTATCGATTTGACTGCGGGCTCGGCAAGTTTCCTCGTGCCAACCCGTACGATTCGCCCGAGGCAAATACGCCTCGGTATGAGATTCGATTTCTAA
- a CDS encoding DUF4388 domain-containing protein: protein MDQVLEIGTVPVSEITIESVLLDADLFVKYSSPEKAFGLLRNSLERSPRSIPLREKMRDISVRQKNLNEAAKQCLALVSLYIAREDFDLAYDRLQEAKLLDPRISVAPGLEAIRRARRPDFATNRDRPQKVRTDVTFAGNLAFVSIFDAVQVIEGAKMTGLLIIKSDLHLANVAFNEGKIVDAECNEKNGIAAFRDIVEINHGTFEFSTVDHEFPVVIAVISNTNFLLDVLTDLDNERAEKQGLRNISDEAV, encoded by the coding sequence ATGGACCAGGTTTTAGAAATAGGAACGGTGCCGGTTAGCGAGATTACGATCGAATCGGTTCTGCTCGATGCTGATCTTTTTGTAAAGTACAGCTCGCCGGAAAAGGCCTTTGGGCTGCTTCGCAATTCGCTTGAGCGCTCGCCCAGGTCGATACCGCTTCGCGAGAAAATGCGTGACATTAGCGTCAGGCAAAAGAATCTTAACGAAGCCGCCAAGCAGTGCCTTGCTCTCGTAAGCCTGTATATTGCTCGTGAAGACTTTGACCTTGCTTATGACAGGCTTCAGGAAGCAAAGCTTCTCGATCCTCGCATCTCCGTCGCTCCCGGCCTGGAAGCAATTCGTCGTGCTCGACGCCCTGATTTTGCGACAAATCGTGACCGTCCGCAAAAGGTCCGCACTGACGTCACATTTGCGGGAAATCTCGCGTTTGTGAGTATTTTCGATGCTGTTCAGGTTATTGAGGGCGCCAAGATGACCGGCTTGCTGATCATCAAATCTGACCTTCATTTGGCTAATGTGGCGTTTAACGAGGGAAAGATAGTTGATGCGGAATGTAATGAAAAGAACGGCATAGCGGCTTTTCGAGACATCGTAGAGATCAATCATGGTACGTTTGAATTCTCTACAGTAGATCATGAGTTTCCTGTCGTTATAGCGGTTATAAGCAACACGAATTTTCTGCTCGACGTTCTAACCGACCTCGACAACGAACGAGCAGAGAAACAGGGGCTTAGAAATATCAGTGATGAAGCCGTTTAG
- the smc gene encoding chromosome segregation protein SMC: MFKLQRLEITGFKSFADYTEIVFTGSGITAVVGPNGCGKSNVSDAIAWVLGEQRAKSLRGGDMKDVVFQGTKNRKPGGMAEVVLHLVRDDSVFDIDENELEDIDEALTDIDENFVEIDEIDAIEAEPVEVVAEIAVEQNGFHNEDVEVETVKVAAVGSTQTLETKVKTKRHWRPRAFALDFAPGEAVSVTRRLYLSGESEYQLNGKTCRLRDINDLFAGTGLSGSHYAIIEQGRIGQILSAKPADRRNLIEEAAGISKFRSRQRAAESRLESAKGNLSRISDIVSEIEKQVNSLRRQAAKTRRFKILQEEFRTLLRHLYAAEGKYLTNLSEDLKLQLGKAVEVEADLQVQLKSKEEAAREATQKARNAEESLAELRKIHSNNALERDRAEREHIYKSDQIVNLNNRCETLRTEIAASDERLNLLKSELERLQKEEQNETAEHAKAESALRESEEHHRGEADALAVIETSIETLRAALMQHTGAVERFDEIGRQLENNLERLTMRADGLEKEGVRTDETFSANQKQADELAETLSVEEKKLVGLNGEKDVLLAATADSRNTLHKAEAELQVLQEEHSAKRHRLSTLLELEEKRAVYTPQTQKLFAEEKNIGVHLAGVLADRLNVTREAETAVETLFGDFLEAVIVESLSDAKILSTWLKANDIGRTAMIILPHTATRENDAVLGMGDTVADHLGVSGELADALRQVFPREMSARIVKDLDQQDASDGNILINYDGDLLLGGRMFVAGNRNSTGTNESLLAFKRELNQLEKDCTRFSSAIETATSAADSARKALVENESKTVDLQSLIIKVDRGIHGLQIQLHAAREEIQRTERHRKVVADEAGQIRSEIVELKDQLADALSNKQAAETARVESAASLENIGASLNEARSKTEAANAVLNEKRMIAATSEERRRSAVSALRRVENEIKELQSRLALQHLEMTDAESKIKDLHTSITEITDRIASAGDEIANENVEITSGINALAAAREMSDTLSNELADLNRRSAEAINERADIEVRQAEAVTQLKNTAENCQQELNISLAEMVDSVELPEDFILENARREADDLRQRLDNFGAINMLALEELGEAEERNLFLTSQRTDIIDSIAATEAALREIKQRSREKFKTAFETINTHFIQFFQELFGGGSGEMTLLESDDILEAGIEVVAQPPGKRLQNILLLSGGEKAMTAIALILAIFKYRPSPFCLLDEVDAPLDDANVGRFAGKIAEMSEKTQFIVITHNKRTMEAARALYGVTMQEAGVSKIVSVKFE, translated from the coding sequence ATGTTTAAGCTCCAGCGTTTAGAAATTACCGGTTTTAAATCTTTTGCCGACTATACCGAGATCGTTTTCACGGGTAGCGGCATAACTGCGGTCGTCGGGCCAAACGGTTGCGGCAAGTCGAATGTGTCCGATGCCATCGCATGGGTACTCGGCGAACAACGTGCCAAATCTCTGCGCGGCGGCGACATGAAGGACGTTGTCTTTCAGGGAACCAAAAACCGCAAACCGGGCGGCATGGCTGAGGTTGTTTTGCACCTTGTACGCGATGACTCCGTTTTTGACATAGACGAAAACGAACTAGAGGACATCGACGAGGCTCTTACAGATATTGACGAGAATTTTGTCGAAATAGACGAGATCGACGCTATCGAGGCCGAGCCAGTCGAAGTCGTTGCGGAAATAGCCGTCGAACAAAACGGATTTCATAACGAAGACGTTGAGGTCGAGACAGTAAAGGTCGCGGCGGTTGGCTCAACCCAAACTCTTGAGACAAAGGTAAAGACGAAACGCCATTGGCGGCCTCGTGCATTCGCATTGGATTTTGCACCGGGCGAAGCGGTTTCGGTCACACGCCGCCTGTATCTTTCCGGCGAGAGCGAATACCAACTCAACGGTAAAACTTGTCGTCTTCGGGACATTAACGATCTATTTGCAGGCACAGGTTTATCAGGCTCGCATTATGCGATCATCGAACAGGGCCGCATCGGCCAGATCCTTTCCGCAAAGCCTGCTGATCGCCGCAACCTTATCGAAGAAGCTGCCGGTATTTCGAAGTTTCGTTCCCGTCAGCGTGCCGCAGAATCACGTCTCGAGTCTGCAAAGGGCAATCTCAGCCGTATTTCCGATATTGTTTCCGAGATCGAGAAACAGGTAAATTCGCTCCGCCGTCAGGCTGCCAAAACACGCCGCTTTAAGATCTTGCAGGAAGAGTTTCGCACGCTGCTCCGGCATCTTTATGCGGCTGAGGGCAAATATCTCACCAATCTTTCTGAAGATCTAAAACTTCAGCTTGGCAAAGCGGTTGAGGTCGAAGCCGATCTTCAGGTGCAGCTTAAGTCTAAGGAAGAAGCTGCCCGTGAAGCCACTCAAAAGGCTCGTAATGCTGAGGAAAGCCTCGCTGAGCTTCGAAAAATACACTCCAACAATGCTCTTGAACGTGACCGTGCCGAACGCGAGCATATTTATAAATCCGATCAGATCGTAAATCTCAACAATCGCTGCGAAACCCTGCGAACCGAGATAGCTGCGAGCGACGAGCGGCTTAATTTGCTCAAGTCCGAACTTGAACGCCTGCAAAAAGAAGAGCAGAACGAAACTGCCGAGCATGCTAAGGCCGAATCTGCCCTTCGCGAATCCGAAGAACATCACCGCGGCGAAGCCGATGCTCTGGCGGTCATTGAAACGTCGATAGAGACACTTCGTGCGGCCTTGATGCAGCATACCGGAGCGGTCGAGCGTTTTGACGAGATCGGACGACAGCTTGAGAACAATCTTGAGCGGCTAACAATGCGTGCGGACGGCCTTGAGAAGGAAGGTGTGCGTACGGACGAGACTTTTTCGGCAAATCAAAAGCAGGCCGACGAACTCGCGGAAACATTGAGCGTAGAAGAGAAAAAGCTTGTCGGGCTCAATGGTGAAAAGGACGTATTGCTCGCGGCTACCGCTGATTCTCGAAACACTTTGCATAAAGCCGAAGCCGAACTGCAAGTCTTACAGGAAGAACATTCTGCCAAACGTCACCGGCTGTCAACGCTGCTTGAACTGGAAGAAAAACGTGCTGTTTACACTCCGCAAACGCAAAAGCTCTTTGCCGAGGAAAAGAACATCGGTGTGCATCTGGCTGGTGTTTTGGCTGACAGGTTAAATGTTACAAGGGAAGCGGAAACTGCGGTCGAGACTCTTTTTGGCGATTTTCTGGAAGCCGTCATTGTCGAATCGCTGAGCGATGCCAAAATTTTATCGACTTGGCTCAAGGCGAATGACATCGGTCGAACGGCGATGATAATCTTGCCGCACACCGCAACTCGTGAGAACGATGCAGTTCTTGGAATGGGTGATACGGTCGCCGATCATCTTGGCGTGTCGGGTGAATTGGCGGACGCTTTGCGGCAAGTGTTTCCCCGCGAAATGTCGGCTCGAATTGTCAAAGATCTGGATCAACAGGATGCCTCCGACGGCAATATTCTTATAAATTACGACGGCGATCTGCTGCTTGGCGGACGGATGTTTGTTGCCGGTAATCGAAACTCAACAGGCACCAATGAATCGCTTCTTGCTTTCAAACGCGAACTGAACCAGCTTGAAAAAGATTGCACACGTTTTTCATCTGCGATCGAAACCGCAACGTCCGCAGCCGATTCTGCACGCAAGGCGTTGGTTGAAAACGAGAGCAAAACCGTCGATCTGCAATCGCTCATAATCAAGGTTGATCGCGGTATTCATGGCCTGCAAATCCAGCTTCATGCGGCCCGCGAAGAAATACAAAGAACCGAACGTCACCGCAAGGTCGTTGCCGACGAGGCCGGGCAGATCCGGTCGGAGATCGTCGAACTAAAAGACCAACTTGCTGACGCTCTCAGCAATAAACAGGCTGCCGAAACCGCTCGTGTTGAGTCAGCAGCCTCGCTCGAAAATATCGGAGCAAGCTTGAACGAAGCACGTTCGAAGACCGAGGCTGCAAATGCAGTTTTAAACGAAAAACGCATGATCGCTGCCACGTCCGAAGAACGTCGGCGTTCCGCTGTTTCTGCCTTGCGGCGAGTGGAGAACGAGATCAAGGAACTCCAATCGCGGCTTGCTTTGCAGCATCTCGAAATGACCGATGCCGAGTCCAAAATCAAAGACCTCCACACGTCGATAACCGAGATCACTGACCGTATCGCTTCTGCCGGTGATGAGATCGCCAATGAGAACGTCGAGATCACGTCAGGCATCAACGCTCTGGCCGCTGCCCGCGAGATGTCGGACACGTTGAGCAACGAACTCGCAGATCTCAACCGGCGTTCAGCCGAAGCTATCAATGAGCGTGCCGATATAGAGGTGCGACAAGCTGAGGCTGTTACGCAATTGAAGAACACGGCGGAAAACTGCCAGCAAGAATTGAACATATCGCTTGCCGAGATGGTTGACTCGGTCGAATTGCCAGAAGATTTTATCCTCGAAAATGCACGTCGTGAGGCTGACGATCTGCGGCAAAGGCTCGATAATTTTGGAGCGATCAATATGCTCGCCCTCGAAGAACTTGGCGAGGCTGAGGAACGCAACCTTTTCCTCACTTCACAGCGAACGGACATCATCGACAGCATCGCTGCGACCGAAGCAGCATTGCGTGAGATTAAACAGCGTTCGCGTGAAAAATTCAAGACCGCGTTCGAGACTATAAATACTCACTTCATACAGTTTTTCCAAGAGCTGTTCGGCGGCGGCAGCGGCGAGATGACATTGCTCGAATCTGACGACATTCTCGAAGCCGGTATCGAGGTCGTCGCCCAGCCGCCCGGCAAACGTCTGCAAAATATCCTTCTCCTCTCCGGCGGTGAAAAGGCGATGACGGCTATCGCACTTATTCTTGCGATCTTTAAATATCGTCCGTCGCCGTTTTGTTTGCTGGACGAAGTTGATGCACCGCTTGATGATGCAAACGTCGGACGATTTGCCGGAAAGATCGCCGAAATGTCTGAAAAGACACAATTCATCGTCATCACCCACAACAAACGCACAATGGAAGCCGCTCGTGCCCTTTACGGCGTGACGATGCAGGAAGCAGGCGTGTCGAAGATAGTTTCCGTCAAGTTTGAATAA
- a CDS encoding CapA family protein, which translates to MSIILAMSVAVFALLACQPKVVSSEEPSTLAGAASPTPKKDGPITIAAVGDIMMGSPFPNDSRMPPNDGADLLKDVTPILSAADIAFGNLEGPMVDSGVSSKCPPNSRMCFAFRVPTRYGKYLKEAGFDVMSLANNHAGDFGDLGRSSTRKVLDDLGIKHAGSDREAFSTAYLESKGKKIAVVGFAHNKITPNVNDLAFARQLVAAAKKKADIVIVSFHGGAEGTDSQHVPNKTELYVGEARGNLPLFARSVIDAGADLVLGHGPHVLRGMEIYKDRLIAYSLGNFCTYGWFKLVAETALTEILEVKIAPDGKFLGGKIHAGRQEGLGVPVLDKSGEAIKKVRELSTTDFGTNAPKIADDGTITIK; encoded by the coding sequence TTGTCAATAATATTAGCGATGTCGGTGGCCGTTTTTGCTCTGCTTGCCTGCCAGCCAAAAGTTGTAAGCAGCGAAGAGCCTTCCACACTCGCCGGTGCTGCTTCGCCTACTCCAAAGAAAGATGGTCCGATCACTATCGCAGCCGTTGGCGACATAATGATGGGTTCTCCTTTTCCTAACGACAGCCGTATGCCGCCTAATGACGGAGCCGATCTGCTCAAAGATGTGACGCCGATCCTTTCCGCTGCCGACATCGCATTTGGCAATCTCGAAGGTCCGATGGTCGATAGCGGCGTCTCGTCAAAATGCCCGCCGAATTCGAGGATGTGTTTCGCCTTTCGCGTGCCGACACGTTACGGCAAATATTTGAAAGAAGCTGGTTTTGATGTGATGAGCCTAGCGAATAATCACGCAGGTGATTTTGGCGACCTCGGACGCAGTAGCACTCGCAAAGTTCTCGACGATCTCGGCATCAAGCACGCAGGCAGTGACCGCGAAGCTTTTTCGACCGCTTATCTTGAGTCCAAAGGCAAAAAGATCGCCGTCGTCGGTTTTGCTCATAATAAGATCACGCCCAACGTCAATGACCTTGCCTTCGCCCGTCAGCTTGTCGCTGCGGCAAAGAAAAAGGCCGACATCGTTATCGTCTCTTTTCACGGCGGAGCCGAAGGCACAGACAGCCAGCACGTTCCTAATAAAACTGAGCTATACGTCGGTGAAGCTCGCGGCAATCTGCCGCTCTTTGCCCGCTCGGTCATTGACGCCGGAGCCGACCTCGTCCTCGGCCACGGCCCGCACGTTCTTCGCGGAATGGAAATTTACAAAGATCGCCTGATCGCCTACTCGCTCGGCAATTTCTGCACCTACGGCTGGTTCAAGCTCGTTGCTGAAACGGCTTTGACCGAGATTCTCGAAGTCAAGATCGCTCCCGACGGCAAATTCCTCGGCGGCAAAATTCACGCCGGACGTCAAGAAGGCCTCGGCGTTCCCGTCCTCGACAAATCAGGCGAGGCTATCAAAAAGGTCCGCGAACTCTCAACCACCGACTTCGGCACAAACGCCCCAAAGATCGCCGACGACGGCACGATCACAATCAAATAG